Sequence from the Rhodocyclaceae bacterium genome:
GCAAGGCGGCGAAATGCGCGCTGATCTCGTTCGCGTCGACCCTGCGCAGCAACGTCACCGTAGGCATGCCGATCGACCTGCTCATCTACCGTCGAGACAGCCTGCAGGTCGACTTCCGCCGGCGCTACCCGCCGAACGATGCCTACTTCGACGCACTGGGCTCGGCGTTCGGCGAAGGCATCATCCGCGTGTTCGACGGGCTGCCAGACCCGGTCTGAGGACTTTCCCGTTTCGCACGCCTCCCGGCTTCAGATATCGACCGGCCGTGCACTGTCCGCCTGCGCCCGCCAGAGCATCCATCCACCCCAGGCCACGGCGAGCAGCATGATCGCCCCCCCGGTGTACTTCACCAGGCTGCCCAGCAACAGGTCGTACGGTGCGAGGCCCAGCGTGTTCAGCAGGTACTCCCAGTCGTGGCCGTCGCGCTCGGCGCCGGTGCCGCCACCGAGCAACTGCAGGTCGAGCTTGCGCGCGTCGGCGATGTAGGGCGCGCAGTCGGTCAGGCTCTGGCCGAACCACCAGAGGCCGACCGATGCCCCCACCGTGTCCCCGCGACTGACGACGAAGGCGATGCACACGACCAGCGGCATCGCCAGTTGCCCGAGCGTGCCCCCGAGCACATGCATGAATCGGCCGAACGGCATCATGAACAGGTGTCCCGCTTCGTGGAACACCAGGTTCACGCCATGCAGGAACCCGTTCCATGCATCCGCCGTGCGCACGTCGCCCAGGATGAACGTCCAGCTGTAGCAGAACAGCGCCGCCAGCAGCAGTCCGTGGGCGATGCGCGAGGTCTCGCCCATCGACTGCGGCGGCACCATGAACCGCGCGAGGAACTCGCCGACAGGTCCGTCCGGCCAGGTCGGCCGGCCCGTATCGACCTCCTCGTCATCAGGATCGGTGCCGCGTCCGGACTGCGCGTCGATCCATTTGGAGAATACCAGTCCGCATTGCATGCAAGACGGCGCCGGTCCGTCGGGTCCGCGTACGCGCGCGGTCGTGCACTTCGGACAGATCGCCGGATACATGCGGACGCGGCCGGATGGGGCCGGATGAGGCCGGCTGCCCGCCTCAGCGGACAGCGCCCCCGAGGAACGGCTTCAGGCAGGCATGGGCCACCGCATGCACGGGCGTCGGCACGCCCAGTTCGCGCCCCTTGCGCACGATGAGGCCGGACAGGCTTTCCAGTTCCAGCCGCTTGCCGCGGTTCAGGTCGTGGTACATCGAGGCATACATGTCGGCCGGGAAGCCCTGGTGCTTCTTCACCAGTTGCTCGACGATGTCGGCCGGCAGATCGATGCCGACCGCACGTGCCACCGCGGCTGCCTCGGCAAATCCCTGGCGCGCGACCTCGAGCAGGTCGGGATCATGGTAGACGACGCCCGCCGGGCGGCGCGCGAGCGCCGTCAGCGCGGCATTGGTGCTCAGGCCGATGAACTTGTTCCACTGCGCGGCGCGGATGTCCTTCACCACGGTCGCGCCGAAGCCGGCGGCCAGGCAGGCGTCGCGGAAGCGCACCGCACGCTCCGACTGGCTGCCATCGACTTCGCCGAACTCGAGCGCCGGGTTGGCCGAGTTGTAGCGCACGGTGCCCGGCGTCTCGATCACTGCCGAGACGAACGCGAGCCCGCCGAGCACGCGATCGGCGCCGACCACCACGCCGATCCGGTGCTGTCCGTCGACGCCATTCTGCAGGCTGATGCAGACGCCGCCGCGCGCGAGCAGCGGCTCGATCGCCCGTGCCGCGGCCTCGGTGTCGAACAGTTTCACGCAGAACAGCACGACGTCCACCGGCGCCAGCGAGGACGGGTCATCGGTGGCCACCGCCTCCGGCAGGTGGATGTCCCCGGCCGGGCCGACCAGCGAGAACCCCTTCGAGCGGATCGCATCGAGGTGGGCACCGCGCGCAATGAATGCCACCTCGTTACCGCTCGCCGCAAGCTTCGCGCCGTAGTACCCGCCGATGCCGCCGGCACCCATGATTGCAATGCGCATTGGTTTTCCTTCCGCCCCTCAGGGCACGATGCCTGCAGGCAGGCCTTCGATGTACTCGCAGATCTCGCCGGGACGGGTCAGCCAGACACGGTCGCGGTGACGCAGGATGTGCTCGACCACGCGCCGGAAATGATGCAGCCGGTACGGCTGGCCGAGCACGAAACTGTGCAGCACGATCGGCATCACCAGCGGACGCCGCGCCGACTCGGCCAGCAGTTCGTCGAACTGGGCGATCAGGTTGTTGCACAGTTCCTCGGAGCCGGTCCTGCGCGACACCACCTCGACCGAGTCGTTCAGCTCGTGCGCGTAGGGAACCGAGAGGATCGGACCATGCTTCGTGCGGAACCACACCGGCTGATCGTCGAGCGACCAGTCCATCATGTAGCGGTAACCGGCTTCCTTCAGCAGGTCGAGCGAGTCGTGCGTCTGCGCGATGTATGGCGCCAGCCAGCCGAGCGGCTTGCGTCCCCAGTGCCTCTCGATCGCCGCAGTGGCCTCGCCGATGCAGCGGCGCTCTTCGTCGAGCGGCATCTCGCTCTGCCGTTCTGCGTTGGTACGGCCGTGTCCGACGATCTCGTCGCCACGCGCGGCATAGGCCTCGACCAGTTGCGGGCAGTAGTCGTACAACGCACTGTTGATCAGAAGCGCATAAGGCAGCCCGTATTCCTCGGCGAACTCGAGCAGGCGCCAGGCGCCGACCCGGTTACCGTAGTCGCGCCAGGCGTAGCTGCGCACGTTGGGCTGTGGCTGCGGCACGCCGTAGTCGTTGCCCAGCCCTTCCCCGAACGAGAAGTGCTCGACGTTCAGGCAGAAGTGGACGGCCAGCCGCTTGCCGCCCGGCCAGCTGTAGTCCGGGCGCCTGCTGATCGGGGAGTAGTCGTACCTGCCGTGGCTCTTGAGCATGGGATGGCCCTGGTGTCGTCGCAGGCGGCAACCTTAAGCCGTGGCGGGGGCCCTGGTCAACGCGGCATCGACAGCCGCGCGGGCGCGCTGCTATGCTGGGTGCAACGTCGACCCGAGGGGATGCCTGAATGCACGATCGCCCGACTGCCTGCGCCACGGCGCATCTCCGGACACTCCCGGCCCTGCTCCCGCCACTGCTGGCTGCGGCACTGCTCGCACCGTCAGGCGCGAGCGCACAGGCATGGCCGGCGAAGCCGATCCGCATGATCGTGAACTTCGCGGCCGGTGGCAGCACCGATGTCATCGCACGGTCGATGGCACCCCGGCTGGGCGATGCGCTCGGCCAGCAGGTGCTGGTCGAGAACCGGGTCGGCGCCGGCGGCAACATCGGCCTGGACGTGGTCGCCCGCTCGGCCCCGGATGGCTACACGCTGCTGCATTCGTCCGACGGCACCATCCTGATCAACCCGTTCCTGTACGAGATGCCGTCCGATCCGGCGAAGGACCTCGCTGCGGTCGCCCCCACCGGGCGTGCCGCGATCTTCCTGGTGACGCGTGCCGGGCTGCCGGTGAAGACGCTGCCCGAGTTCATCGCCCATGCGCGCGCCAACCCTGGCAAGCTCAATTACGGGTCAGCCGGAAACGGCACCCTGCAGCACGTGGCCACCGAGATGCTCGCCCGCGAGGCGAAGCTCAACGTGGTCCATGTCGCCTACAAGGGATCGCAGCAGGTGATGGTCGACCTGCTCGGCGGCCAGATCGACTTCACCTTCGACCTCGGCGCCGCCATCGAGCACATCAAGTCGGACAAGGTGCGGCTGCTGGCCGTACCCTCCACCACCCGCTCGTCGCTGTTCCCGAACGCGCCGACGATGATCGAAGCCGGCACCAACATGACCATCGCATGGCTGTCCGGCGTCTATGCGCCGGCCGCAGCGCCGCGCGATGTCGTGCTGCGGCTCAACCGCGAGATCAACCGCATCATGCAGACGCCTGAGGCTCGGGCAGTGCTCTCCAGCATGGCCGCCGAGCCGGCCACGCCGTCGACGCCGGACGAGTTCGCAGCCAGCCAGCAGAAGGCGCGCGAGCGATTCGGCGCGCTGGTGAAGGACGCGAACATCCGGGTGAAGTGAGCTGGCGGCCGGATCAGCCTCCGGCCTCCCCGCCCAGCCCGACCGCGGCCGACAGCCGCGCGAAGGACTCCAGCATCCGGCTGCGCGACAGCGCACGCTCGGCATTGGCTGCATGCAATGCCTGCTCGGCCAGCACGACGTCCAGGAAGGGCACCAGGCCAGCCCGCCAGCGCGACCGGGCAAGCGCCACCCGCGCCGCCGCTGCATCGGCCGCGACCGCGTTCTGATCGTCCTCCGCCATCGCCTGCGCGAGACGCTGGAGGCCGTCCTCGACCTCGCCCAGCGCCTCCAGCGCTGCCTGGCGATAGGCGATCGCCGCCGCGCGCTCGCGTGCCCGTGCGGCATCGGCCCTTGCCGCGAGCCGGCCGGCATCGAACAGCGGTCCGGTGAGGCCTGCGAGCAGCGAGGAGGTCAGCCCGTCTCCCGCCAGCGGACCGGCAATGCGCACCGATTGCACGCCGATCAGCACGTCCAGCGTGAGCTTCGGCCAGCGATCGCGCAAGGCGGCCGCCGTCGTAGCCGATGCGGCCGCCAGTTCGTGTTCAGCGGCGCGCAGGTCAGGGCGCGAAGCGACGACCTGCAGGGGCGTACGCATCAACGGCATCGCGTCGACGGTCGGGGCGGCCTCCAGGCGCGCCAGCGTCGGCGCAAGCGTCCCGGGCAAGTGGCCCAGCAGCGCTTCCAGCCCCAGCCGTACGCTGTCGCGCGCCGCCTCCAGCCGCGGCAACTGCGCCCGCGCGGCGGCCAGCGCAGCCCTGGCCTGCGCGACATCGAGCTCGGTGCCCAGTCCCGCACGCGTACGCGCGGCGGCCAGCCGCAGCGCATCCTCCAGCGAACGCACCGACAGCAGCGTTGCCTGTCGTCTCTCCGCAGCACCGGCAAAGGCGGCATACAACCGCACCGCCATCTCGCGCGCAGCGATGCGGGCGGCGGCCACCGCCTCGGTACGCGACTCGACCAGCGCACGCGTCGCCGATTCGCGCGCACGTCCCGCGCCGGAGACATCGAAGTCGTATCCGAACACGGCAGCGGTGCTGCGTGTCGACTGACGCACGGCGCCGTCGCCGGGCGCGTTGAAGCTGGCGGACACGCTACCGTTGACCGACGGCGCCAGCGCCGCACTCGCCGCACGCAGCGCAGCCTCGGCCTCGGCCAGACGCTCGCGCGCGAGGCGTACCGAGGCTACGTCGCCGGCGGCCTCCACCAGGCGATGCAGTTGCGGATCGTCGACCGCCAGCCACCAGCTGCCTGCAGGGCCTGGCATTCGTCCGGCGGGACGATCGTCGCCAGCGCTGCCGCTATCGGGTGCGGTCGTGGTTACGGTCGTCGTCGCATCGCGTGCGTGCGTCCAGCCGCTCGGGATCGCCGGCAAAGGCTCTAGTCCACCGCTCGGCGTCGATGCACAACCGACGATGCCGAGCGCGATCGGCAGCAGCACGGCTGAAGCGGCAGCACTCCTGCCCGGGCGCACGCCGGTTCCGGGGCACGCCGCGCGCGGCCCCTGCCGCCACCACCGGTTCACCGGCGCCTCCCAGCGTCGGCCTCGATGAACACATCCATCCGCTGCCCGATCAGCAGCGGCGCATCGCCGGCGCCGGCCGGTTCGAATCGATAGAGCACCTCGACCACCCGGCTGTCCACCCGTTGCGCCGCCCCCGACAAGGCGCGCCGGGCGCGCAGCTGAGGCTCGATGCGGGTGAACACCAGCGGGATACGCAGCCCCGGCTCGCCGCGGAACAACCCTTCGGCACGCGCGCCCGCACGCAGGCGGCCGGCATCCTCCTCGTCGATCTCGACCCGTACCTGGAGTACCCGGTCCGATCCCAGGACCATCAGCGGCTCGGGCGTGATGCCGGCCGGCGCGAACTCGCCGGGACGCACGTTGCGCCGCCAGACCCGGCCATCGATCGGCGAGCGAACCTGCAGGCGGTCCAGGTCGGTGCGTACCGAGCGCACGCGCGCATCGGCATGCTCGGCCCGGGCCCGCGCCGCCTCTGCCTGTGCACTGGCCTGGGCGAGCGCCGCACGAGCGCGCTCGACCGCGAAGCGCTGGCGCTCGACCTCGTCGCCGGACACCGCGCGCGCATCGTCTACAGCGCCGTAGAGCGCGAGTCGCGCCTCGACATCGGCCAGCCCCGCGCGTGCCACCGGCAGCGCCGCCTCGGCCACGCGCTGCTCGGCGAGCGCCGAGCGCGCTTCGGCGCTCGCACTGTCCAGTGCCGCCGACAGCGCGCGGTCATCGAGGCGGAACAGCACCGTGCCGGCCTTTACGACCTGTCCGGGCACCACTTCGACCGAACGCACGACGCCGGCCAGTTCGCTGGCGATCGCCACCGGTTCCGACTCCGGCTCGACGATGCCGATGCCGGCGATCGTAGAGCCGTAGCCGGTCGCCGGCGGCGGCACCGGTGGCGCCGCCCGGGTGCGCTCCGGCTCGACGATAGACACCATCGCAAACACGAACAGGCCAGTCGCCATCAGCGGCAGCACGGCCGTCCCGGAACGGCGGCGCAATCGCCGCTGCCAGGTCTCGTCAGTCATCCACGCCTCCCTCAGTTGGCTTCCGGACGATGCAGGATGCGCTCGCCCAGCACACGGCCGTCTTCCATCTCCACGATACGATCGGCAAATTCATGGATCCGGCTGTCGTGGGTCACCACCAGCACCGCGCGCCCGGGGGCCGCAGCGACCGCGCGCAGCAGTTCCATCACCGTGTGCCCGGTCTTCGCGTCCAGCGCCGCTGTCGGCTCGTCGCACACCACCAGCGCCGGTTCATGCACCAGCGCCCGGGCGATCGCCACCCGCTGCTGCTGCCCGCCAGAGAGCTGCCGAGGCAGCTTGTCCAGGTGCGCAGCCATGCCCAGCCGTTCCAGGACCGGCTGCGCCCGCCGGCTGGCTTCGGACAGCTTCATGCCTGCGGTCACCAGTGGGATCGCGGCATTCTCGGCAACAGTGAGGCTTGGCAGCAGGTTGTACTGCTGGAAAATGAAACCGATGCGCCGCCGGCGCAGGCGCACGCGCGCGGCGTCGTCCAGGTCCGACAACCGCTCGCCCATCACTTCCACCTCGCCCGAGGTGGCGGCCAGCGTCCCGGACAGCACCGAGAGCAGCGTCGTCTTGCCGCAGCCGGACGGCCCCACCAGCAGGGTCAGGCCGCCCGCCGGCACCTCGATGCTGGCGCCGTGCAGCACGCGTGTCCGGCCGCCGCCGCCTTCGAACTCCATCACCACGTCGCGCGCGCTTGCCGCGATCATCGCTCAGCCCCTGAACACGATGGCTGGGTCGACGACGAACACCCGGCGCACGCTGAACAGGCAGGACAGCACCAGGATCAGCGCGATCACGCCCGCTGTCGCCACCACCACCTGCGGCACCAGCCGGAAGCCCTCGAGCGCCGCCGAGCCGCTGGTCACCTCGAAGAAGATCGCGCACAGCCCGACGCCGATGCCATAGCCGAGCGCGCCCACCACCGCCGCCTGGGCCAGCACCATGCCCAGGATCTGCCTGTTGGTCGCACCGATCGCCTTGAGTGCGCCGAACTGGCGCAGGTTCTCGAACACGAACAGATAGAAGGTCTGTGCGGTCACGGCTGCGCCCACCAGGATGCCGAGCATCACGGTGATGCCGAAGTTCACCGGGATGCCGGTACGGGTGAGCACGTATTCGACGCTGCGCCAGGCGAATGCGTCCCAGGTCAGTGCCTGCAATCCGGTACGCGCGGCGATGCGCGCAGCGAGTTCCGCCGGGTCGATGCCTGGCGCGGCCTTGACGACCACATACGACAGCACGTTGCGCTGCGGCGGCAGCAGGCGCACGGCATCGGAATACCGCATGTAGGCGATCGGCCAGGTGATGAACGTCGGCGAGACGTCCGCGATGCCGGTCAGTTCGACCCGCACGTCGTTGATCTCGGCGCTGCGTCCCAGCGGCACGTCCTCGCCGGGCCAGATGAACTGCGCACCCTGCAGGTCGAGTACGATGCCGTTCGGACGGCGCAACGCGGACAGGTCGCCCTTCACCCACTGGTGCGGCGCACCGACCAGCGTGGCATCGTCCACGCCGACCAGGAACACCTGGTTGATGAGCCCTTCACGGGTGCGCAGGATGGCAGTGCCCTTGTAGAATGGGACGGCCCACTCGACGCCATCCACCCCGCGGATGCGTCCGAGGTCCACATCGCGCAGCGGCTCGACTTCGTCTACGTAGCGCACGCGTGGATCCATCACCCACAGGTCGACCTCGCGCACGTCCAGCACCTGATTGGCCGTGCGTATCATCAGCGACACGAAGATCGACGCCTGCTGCGAAATCAGCAGCGTCGCGAACGCGATGCCGCTGACCAGGCCCAGATATTTGGTCCGGTCGCCGGACAGCATGCGCAGCGCAATCTCGATCATCGTATACCACGCGCGTAATGTTTAATAAACTGTACGGTACAGTATAGTATTCTGATGAGCAAGCAGTCTATCCATGGCGTGATGGTTTCGACCGCTGGCGCAGGCCATGTGCGTCCTGCCGCGGACGCTCCTGCGCGATCGCGCGGGCGCGGACGTCCGCGCGACGAATCGAAGCGCGCCTCCATCGTGCTGGCAGCGCAGACACTGTTCTGCGCAAACGGCTACGGCGCGACCACCATGGAAGCGATCGCCGAGCATGCCGGCGTGTCCAAGCTGACGGTCTACAACCAGTTCGGCTCCAAGCAGGACGTGTTCGTCTCGGCGGTCACCACGAAATGTGCCGAGATGCTGGCTCCGCTCGACCTCGCAGCCACCGGGCACATGGCGCCCCGGCGTGCGTTGATCGCCGTGGGCGACACGTTCCTCGGGCTACTGCTCAGCCCCGAGGCGGTCGCGATGTTCCGGCTGATCATGCAGGAGCAGTCGAGCGAGCTGTCGGAACTGTTCTACCGCTCGGCGATCCAGCCCACGATCGAGCAGGTCGCCTCGGTCATCGCCGGCTTCGAACCCGATGCGCGCCTTTCCGTCGGCGATCCACGGCAGGCTTCGCACGACTATCTGGATCTGGTCAAGGGACGTCCGTTCCTGCTTTCACAGATGGGACTGCCGCCGATGGGCCAGTCCGAACTCGAACGGCATGTCGAGCACTGCGCCGACCTGATGCTGCGCGCCTGGACCCGACCTGCGGTCACTGGAGCGGACGGCCGCACGCGCACCAGGGCTGCAGCAGGTCCGGTCGCCGGCCTCCGGCGCTCGAAACGCGGCTGAAGCTGCAGCGGACGTTCAGCGCAGCGCCGACAATGCCTCGACCTTCGTGTCGACGAAACCAGCCTCGAGCTGCGCGATGCTGTCGGCACACGCCCGGCCAGCGCCTGATCGGCGCCCTCGCCCGGACGCTCGGGCGCAGCACTCTCCGTTAACGCGCAGGCATCGCTCCAACGCTACAGCCGTTCCCCCACCCAGGCCTCGACCGCAGCCAGCGCCTGCGGCAGTTTCGCCGGTTCGGTTCCGCCCGCCTGTGCCATGTCGGCCCGGCCGCCGCCCTTGCCGCCGACCTGCTGTGCGACGAAGTTCACGACTTCGCCCGCCTTCACCTTGCCGACGAGATCCGGGGTCACGCCGGCGATCAGCGTGACCTTGCCGTCCGCGGTGCCACCGAGCACGATCACCGCCGACTTCAGCTTGTCCTTCAGCTTGTCCATCGTCTCGCGCAGCGCCTTTGCATCGCCGGTATCGAGCGACACGGCCAGCACCTTGATGCCCTTGACGTCGACCGCGCGCGTGAAGAGGTCCTCGCCCTGCGACGAAGCCATCTTCGACTTCAGCCGGCCGAGTTCCTTCTCGAGCATCCGCACCTGGTCGAGCACCTGCCCCACGCGCGCCTGCAGTTCGGCCGGGCTGGTCCTGAGCACCGACGCCATCTCGGACAGCGAACGGTCGATCCGCTGCACGTGGGCTAGAGAGCCTTCGCCCGTGACCGCCTCGACCCGGCGGATGCCGGCCGCCACGCCACCTTCCATCAGTACCTTGAAGAAGCCGATGTCACCGGTGCGGGACACGTGGGTACCACCACACAGTTCGGTCGAGAACGCAGCCGACCTGTCGCCGCCCATCGACAGCACCCGCACCTCGTCGCCGTACTTCTCGCCGAACAGGGCCATCGCACCAGCCTTGATCGCATCGTCGTACTTCATCACGCGTGCGCCGACCGCCGTGTTGCGGCGGATCTCGGTATTGACCAGCACCTCGACCGCCGCGATCTCGTCGGCGCTCATCGGCCTGTCGTGCGAAAAGTCGAACCGGGTGCGGTCGGCATCGACCAGCGAGCCCTTCTGCTGCACATGCGCGCCGAGCACCTTGCGCAGCGCCGCATGCATCAGGTGCGTGGCCGAATGGTTGGCTGCCGCCCGCGAACGCGCGACGATGTCGACCCGCGCACCGAGCGTCTCGCCGATCGCGATCGAACCGGTCATGATCTTGCCATGGTGGCCGAACACGTCCGGCTGGATCTTCGTCGTGTCGTCGACCGTGAACGTGCCGGAGGCGCCGACCAGTTCGCCGACATCGCCCACCTGGCCACCGGACTCGGCATAGAACGGCGTCTCGTCGAGCACGATGATCGCCGTGTCACCAGCACCCACCTTGTCCACCGCCGTGCCGCCGACGTACAGCGCCACCACCCTGCCCTCGGACTCGAGCGTGTCGTATCCCTTGAAACGGGTCTTGTCGCCGGAATACGCGACCGCCGCAGCCGACTTGAACTTGCCCGCCGCCCGCGCCTGCTCGCGCTGCCGGCTCATCGCCTGCTCGAAGCCGGCGATATCGACCGTCTTGCCACGCTCACGCGCGATGTCCGCGGTCAGGTCCACCGGAAAACCGAAGGTGTCATACAGCGTGAACACCATCTCGCCGTCGAGCACATTGTCCTCGCGGGTGAGCGCGCCTTCGAGGATTCGCATGCCGTTCTCGAGGGTTTCGCCGAAACGCTCCTCTTCGGCCTTCAGTACCTGCTCGACCCGCGTGGCCTCTTGTACCAGTTCAGGGTAGGCCTCGCCCATCTGCTCGACCAGCGGGCCGACCAGGCGATGGAAGAACGGCTTCTGCTGCCCGAGCTTGTAGCCGTGGCGCAGCGCGCGCCGGATGATGCGGCGCAGCACATAGCCGCGGCCCTCGCTTCCGGGGATGACCCCGTCGACGATCAGGAACGCACAGGCGCGGATGTGGTCGGCGATCACCTTCAACGAGTTTGCTTCGAGATCCTTCGTGCCCGTCTCGCGCGCAGCCGCGCCGATCAGCGCCTGGAACAGGTCGATCTCGTAGTTGCTGTGCACATGCTGCAGCACCGCTGCGATCCGCTCCAGGCCCATGCCGGTATCGACCGAGGGCTTGGGCAGCGGGTTCATGTTGCCCGCCTCGTCGCGGTTGAACTGCATGAACACCAGGTTCCATATCTCGATGTAGCGATCGCCATCCGCGTCGGGCGACCCCGGCGGACCACCTTCGACCTCCGGGCCGTGGTCGAAGAAGATCTCGCTGCACGGACCGCAGGGACCGGTATCGGCCATCTGCCAGAAGTTGTCCGACGCATAAGGCGCACCCTTGTTGTCGCCGATGCGCACGATACGTTCGACCGGCACGCCGATCTCATCCTTCCAGATCGTGAAGGCCTCGTCGTCCGTGTGGTAGACGGTGACCCACAGCTTGTCCTTGGGCAACTGGTAGACGCTGGTCAGCAGCGTCCACGCATGGTGGATCGCCTCGCGCTTGAAGTAGTCGCCGAAACTGAAGTTGCCCAGCATCTCGAAGAAGGTATGGTGCCGGGCCGTGTAGCCGACGTTCTCGAGGTCGTTGTGCTTGCCACCAGCGCGCACCGAGCGCTGCGAAGTGGTCGCCTTCGTATACGCCCGCTTGTCGGTGCCGAGGAAAACGTCCTTGAACTGCACCATGCCGCTGTTGACGAACAGCAGGGTCGGGTCGTTGCCGGGCACCAGGCTCGACGAACGCACGACGGTGTGCCCCTGCTGCTCGAAGTACTGGAGGAACTTCGCCCGGATCTCGTTGGCTGTCATTTCGGCTTTCGGTCGATGCAGGCGCCGCAGGCGCCGATGCACGGATGGAAAATGTGACAAGCCTTGGATTATAGGGCGGAAAGTAACACCACTCAGTCGAGCGGATCGTCCGGCTCTTCATCGATCGAACGATCCTTCAGCACCTGGGCGATGGTGGCTCCGCTGAAGCCACGCGTGCGCAGGAACCGGATCTGCCGCATGCGGTCTTTCGCATCGGCTGGAGCAGTACCGAACTTGCGCCGCCAGACATCCCTGGCGATGGCCAGTTCGCCCTGCCTCAGGGCTGGGGCGGCTTCCCCGACGAGGGTCGGATCGACCCCGCGGCGACGCAGGTCGTTGAGCACCCGGGCTGCACCGAAACGCTGCGAATGGTTGACCACCTGCTCGACCAGGCGCTTCTCCGACAGCCAGCCGCGGGCGACGAAATCGTCGAGCAGCGCGTCGATGTCGTCATCGGGGCCGGCATGCCGCCTTAGCTTGGCGAGCAGTTCCGCCCGGGAATGCTCGCGGCGCGCCAGGTAGCCGAGCGCCCGGCCGCGCAGCGAAAGCGGTGGACGAGGCGGCAACGCGGCGCCCGCGAAGGTTCCGTGAAAAAGCCGGCAGCCGGGCGGCCGAAGCGTTCCGGTCAGGCCTCTTCTTCTTCGTCGTCCTCGACTTCGTCGACGAGCGAGGGTGTGCTGACGGCCGCGCGGATCTTGCCTTCGATCTCCATCGCGAGTTCGTTGTGCTCGCGGAGGTAATCGCGGGCGTTGTCCTTGCCCTGACCGATGCGCTCGCCGTTGTAGCTGTACCAGGCACCGGCCTTGTCGACGATCTTGTGCAACACGCCGAGCTCGACAATCTCGCCATGGCGCGAGATGCCCTCCCCGTAGAGGATGTCGAATTCGGCCTGGCGGAACGGCGGCGCCATCTTGTTCTTGACGACCTTGACCCGGGTCTCGGCACCGATCACTTCCTCGCCCTTCTTGATCGAGCCGATGCGGCGGATATCGAGGCGCACCGACGCGTAGAACTTGAGTGCATTGCCGCCGGTGGTGGTCTCCGGGCTGCCGAACATCACGCCGATCTTCATCCGGATCTGGTTGATGAAGATCACCAGCGTGTTGGAGCGCTTGATGTTCGCGGTGAGCTTGCGCAGCGCCTGGGACATCAGGCGGGCCTGCAGGCCAGGAAGCTGATCGCCCATGTCGCCTTCGATCTCGGCCTTCGGCGTCAGCGCCGCAACCGAGTCGATGACCACGATGTCGACCGAGCCGGAGCGCACGAGCATGTCTGCGATCTCGAGCGCCTGTTCGCCGCTGTCGGGCTGGGAGATCAGCAGATCTTCGATCTGCACGCCGAGCTTGCGGGCGTACTGGGGATCGAGCGCATGCTCGGCGTCGATGAACGCCGCAGTGCCGCCGAGCTTCTGCATTTCGGCAATCGCCTGCAGCGTCAGCGTGGTCTTGCCGGAGGATTCAGGGCCATAGATCTCGACGATCCGGCCGCGCGGCAGCCCGCCGATGCCGAGCGCGAGGTCGAGGCCGAGCGATCCGGTGGAGACCACGTCGATCTCCTTGTTCACCTCGGCTGTGCCGAGCTTCATGATCGACCCTTTGCCGAACTGCTTCTCGATCTGCGAAAGGGCTGCGACCAGTGCCTTCTGCTTGTTGGTATCCATCTGCTGGTGTACTCCTGAGTCAGGCGGCATT
This genomic interval carries:
- a CDS encoding HlyD family efflux transporter periplasmic adaptor subunit, encoding MTDETWQRRLRRRSGTAVLPLMATGLFVFAMVSIVEPERTRAAPPVPPPATGYGSTIAGIGIVEPESEPVAIASELAGVVRSVEVVPGQVVKAGTVLFRLDDRALSAALDSASAEARSALAEQRVAEAALPVARAGLADVEARLALYGAVDDARAVSGDEVERQRFAVERARAALAQASAQAEAARARAEHADARVRSVRTDLDRLQVRSPIDGRVWRRNVRPGEFAPAGITPEPLMVLGSDRVLQVRVEIDEEDAGRLRAGARAEGLFRGEPGLRIPLVFTRIEPQLRARRALSGAAQRVDSRVVEVLYRFEPAGAGDAPLLIGQRMDVFIEADAGRRR
- a CDS encoding 2-dehydropantoate 2-reductase; its protein translation is MRIAIMGAGGIGGYYGAKLAASGNEVAFIARGAHLDAIRSKGFSLVGPAGDIHLPEAVATDDPSSLAPVDVVLFCVKLFDTEAAARAIEPLLARGGVCISLQNGVDGQHRIGVVVGADRVLGGLAFVSAVIETPGTVRYNSANPALEFGEVDGSQSERAVRFRDACLAAGFGATVVKDIRAAQWNKFIGLSTNAALTALARRPAGVVYHDPDLLEVARQGFAEAAAVARAVGIDLPADIVEQLVKKHQGFPADMYASMYHDLNRGKRLELESLSGLIVRKGRELGVPTPVHAVAHACLKPFLGGAVR
- a CDS encoding polysaccharide deacetylase family protein, whose translation is MLKSHGRYDYSPISRRPDYSWPGGKRLAVHFCLNVEHFSFGEGLGNDYGVPQPQPNVRSYAWRDYGNRVGAWRLLEFAEEYGLPYALLINSALYDYCPQLVEAYAARGDEIVGHGRTNAERQSEMPLDEERRCIGEATAAIERHWGRKPLGWLAPYIAQTHDSLDLLKEAGYRYMMDWSLDDQPVWFRTKHGPILSVPYAHELNDSVEVVSRRTGSEELCNNLIAQFDELLAESARRPLVMPIVLHSFVLGQPYRLHHFRRVVEHILRHRDRVWLTRPGEICEYIEGLPAGIVP
- a CDS encoding TolC family protein codes for the protein MRPGRSAAASAVLLPIALGIVGCASTPSGGLEPLPAIPSGWTHARDATTTVTTTAPDSGSAGDDRPAGRMPGPAGSWWLAVDDPQLHRLVEAAGDVASVRLARERLAEAEAALRAASAALAPSVNGSVSASFNAPGDGAVRQSTRSTAAVFGYDFDVSGAGRARESATRALVESRTEAVAAARIAAREMAVRLYAAFAGAAERRQATLLSVRSLEDALRLAAARTRAGLGTELDVAQARAALAAARAQLPRLEAARDSVRLGLEALLGHLPGTLAPTLARLEAAPTVDAMPLMRTPLQVVASRPDLRAAEHELAAASATTAAALRDRWPKLTLDVLIGVQSVRIAGPLAGDGLTSSLLAGLTGPLFDAGRLAARADAARARERAAAIAYRQAALEALGEVEDGLQRLAQAMAEDDQNAVAADAAAARVALARSRWRAGLVPFLDVVLAEQALHAANAERALSRSRMLESFARLSAAVGLGGEAGG
- a CDS encoding zinc ribbon domain-containing protein; translation: MQCGLVFSKWIDAQSGRGTDPDDEEVDTGRPTWPDGPVGEFLARFMVPPQSMGETSRIAHGLLLAALFCYSWTFILGDVRTADAWNGFLHGVNLVFHEAGHLFMMPFGRFMHVLGGTLGQLAMPLVVCIAFVVSRGDTVGASVGLWWFGQSLTDCAPYIADARKLDLQLLGGGTGAERDGHDWEYLLNTLGLAPYDLLLGSLVKYTGGAIMLLAVAWGGWMLWRAQADSARPVDI
- a CDS encoding tripartite tricarboxylate transporter substrate binding protein; amino-acid sequence: MHDRPTACATAHLRTLPALLPPLLAAALLAPSGASAQAWPAKPIRMIVNFAAGGSTDVIARSMAPRLGDALGQQVLVENRVGAGGNIGLDVVARSAPDGYTLLHSSDGTILINPFLYEMPSDPAKDLAAVAPTGRAAIFLVTRAGLPVKTLPEFIAHARANPGKLNYGSAGNGTLQHVATEMLAREAKLNVVHVAYKGSQQVMVDLLGGQIDFTFDLGAAIEHIKSDKVRLLAVPSTTRSSLFPNAPTMIEAGTNMTIAWLSGVYAPAAAPRDVVLRLNREINRIMQTPEARAVLSSMAAEPATPSTPDEFAASQQKARERFGALVKDANIRVK